In Amaranthus tricolor cultivar Red isolate AtriRed21 chromosome 3, ASM2621246v1, whole genome shotgun sequence, a single window of DNA contains:
- the LOC130809394 gene encoding cytosolic sulfotransferase 12-like, translating to MAIATTQSPIPPLPIVPPLITKPCPKYLQEDDITQECKDLISTLPKEKGWVLSHLYKYQGFWHPSRQLQGVLTCQTHFQAHDTDIILTTSPKCGTTWLKALAYVIVNRKNSFPTQENHPLLSYNPHDLVPFLELKVYVDNKVPNLTKIPSPRLFATHLPVESLPVSIKETGCKVVYLCRDPKDAFISLWHFANKLRPHHLGELSIEEAFDKFCKGVSLCGPFWDHVLSYWKYSLENPNKVLFLKYEDLKEEPKLYLKKLGEFWGCPFSMEEEKEGVIEDIIKLCSFDNLSNLIVNKNGNLSSGEENKAFFRKGEVGDSVNYLSQDMIQKFDEISRNKSYNMCGFKF from the coding sequence ATGGCAATTGCAACCACTCAATCACCAATCCCTCCTCTTCCCATTGTTCCTCCACTAATAACAAAACCATGCCCAAAATACTTGCAAGAAGATGACATAACCCAAGAATGCAAAGACTTAATCTCTACTTTACCTAAAGAAAAAGGATGGGTATTATCCCATCTTTACAAATACCAAGGGTTTTGGCATCCTAGTAGGCAACTCCAAGGAGTTCTTACTTGCCAAACCCATTTCCAAGCCCATGACACCGACATTATCCTCACTACTAGCCCAAAATGTGGGACCACTTGGCTCAAAGCCCTAGCTTATGTGATTGTTAACCGAAAAAATAGTTTTCCTACACAAGAAAATCACCCACTTTTGTCATACAATCCCCATGATTTAGTACCTTTCTTAGAGCTTAAGGTATATGTTGATAACAAAGTTCCTAACCTTACAAAAATACCCTCTCCTAGGCTTTTTGCAACCCATTTACCCGTGGAGTCACTTCCCGTATCCATTAAGGAAACGGGTTGTAAAGTTGTGTACTTGTGTAGGGACCCAAAAGATGCATTCATCTCATTGTGGCACTTCGCAAACAAATTAAGGCCTCACCATTTAGGTGAACTATCAATTGAAGAAGCATTTGATAAGTTTTGTAAAGGGGTTAGTCTTTGCGGTCCATTTTGGGATCATGTGTTAAGTTATTGGAAGTATAGTTTGGAAAATCCAAATAAGGTGTTGTTTTTGAAGTATGAAGACTTAAAAGAGGAACCTAAGTTGTATTTGAAGAAGTTGGGTGAATTTTGGGGGTGCCCTTTTTCTATGGAAGAGGAAAAAGAAGGGGTGATTGAAGATATTATTAAATTGTGTAGTTTTGATAATTTAAGTAATttgattgttaataaaaatggAAATTTGAGCTCCGGAGAGGAAAATAAGGCCTTTTTCAGAAAGGGGGAGGTGGGTGATTCGGTTAATTATCTTAGTCAAGACATGATTCAAAAGTTCGATGAGATTAGTCGCAACAAATCTTACAATATGTGTGGTTTCAAGTTTTAG
- the LOC130809395 gene encoding uncharacterized protein LOC130809395, which produces MMTTDSSLTDAFSNYAEYLNNLNDKRERVVKASRDITMNSKKVIFQVHRIGKDNKDEVLEKAENDLQAVRNKYISRLVKELNGTDFWKLRRAYSPGVQEYVEAASFCKFCRTGTLLNIDEINASFLPLNNPSVDPLQINILDYLLGLADLTGELMRLAISRISDGELDFADKICRFVRDLHRELILLVPDMDDNHDMKTKMDTMLQSVMKIEHACFSVHVRGSEYIPLIRSNDPSFTPMEVPDIEL; this is translated from the exons ATGATGACAACTGACTCTTCTTTAACTGACGCTTTTAGCAACTATGCTGAATATCTCAATAACCTT AATGACAAGAGAGAAAGAGTGGTCAAAGCAAGTCGTGATATCACAATGAACAGCAAGAAAGTTATTTTTCAAGTGCACAG AATCGGTAAAGATAACAAAGATGAAGTACTAGAGAAGGCAGAGAACGATCTACAAGCTGTGCGGAACAAATATATCTCTCGACTTGTAAAGGAACTAAATGGGACCGACTTTTGGAAGCTGAGACGTGCATACTCTCCTGGG GTACAAGAATATGTAGAAGCTGCATCATTCTGTAAATTTTGCAGAACTGGAACTCTTTTGAATATCGATGAGATAAATGCAAGTTTTTTACCATTAAACAATCCTTCCGTTGATCCTCTGCAAATTAATATACTTGACTACCTTTTGGGG CTTGCAGACTTGACTGGAGAGTTGATGAGACTGGCTATTAGTCGAATATCTGATGGTGAACTTGATTTTGCTGATAAGATATGCAGATTTGTTCGCGATTTGCATAGGGAGCTGATTCTTCTTGTTCCAGATATGGATGACAACCAtgatatgaaaacaaaaatggACACGATGCTTCAAAGTGTGATGAAAATAGAACATG CTTGCTTCAGTGTACACGTGAGAGGATCCGAGTATATTCCATTGATCAGATCAAACGATCCTAGCTTTACACCGATGGAAGTACCTGATATAGAGCTGTAA
- the LOC130809396 gene encoding D-aminoacyl-tRNA deacylase, whose product MVKKILCHCFSLAALCSKQTYKNPQFLSKSTFPLTAPVNNLPLYTQIHRRNQKPTIITDFQQHICRNLVLLPSKLSIKSISKRVTMVTLVVSTTIDPASIGPASALLAMTGWSSGPSFEGVRSYSNREVRLLQHDKSIVVEDNLDTRWEELTQENVDNVIFLSKHTAATNRPALTIHPIGVPHLKEGDILPHGGRAGWVAPPNPRMGPWIRLLSEISQSHNLIPEFEITMEATHHGPVTSKPTMFLEIGSTLEYWKREDAAQVIALLVWEGLGLGGGAAVGQWDRNCEKNKVLLGLGGGHYVPHHMKIIRKDNVWVGHLLSGYSLPMDDPGQSKVEDAKGIGGTWKEAIRVAFEATKIAFPGGEILAHLDHKSFKGWQKKAMTNYLEEMNIKIAKPNEFLE is encoded by the exons ATGGTAAAGAAGATTCTGTGCCATTGTTTTTCATTAGCCGCCttgtgttcaaaacaaacctaCAAAAACCCACAGTTTCTGTCTAAATCTACATTTCCTCTTACTGCACCTGTCAACAATCTGCCGCTATATACTCAAATTCATCGCCGAAATCAAAAACCCACGATCATCACCGATTTTCAGCAACATATTTGCCGAAATCTAGTGTTACTTCCatcaaaattatcaataaaatcaaTCTCCAAG AGAGTAACAATGGTGACTCTAGTGGTATCCACAACTATTGACCCGGCTTCTATTGGTCCTGCTTCTGCCCTTCTTGCCATGACTGGATGGTCTTCTGGACCTTCCTTTGAG GGTGTGAGAAGTTATAGCAATAGAGAAGTGAGATTGTTGCAGCATGATAAAAGCATAGTGGTAGAAGACAATCTTGATACTCGATGGGAGGAATTAACTCAAGAAAATGTTGATAATGTTATTTTTCTTAGTAAACATACGGCCGCCACTAATCGCCCAGCTCTCACTATTCACCCAATTG GTGTTCCACATTTGAAAGAAGGAGATATACTACCACATGGTGGTAGGGCAGGATGGGTTGCACCTCCAAATCCTAGAATGGGACCTTGGATTCGGCTCTTGAGTGAAATCTCCCAATCTCATAATTTAATTCCTGAATTTGAA ATTACTATGGAGGCCACTCATCATGGACCTGTGACTAGTAAGCCGACTATGTTTCTCGAAATTG GTAGCACTCTAGAGTACTGGAAGAGAGAGGACGCTGCTCAAGTTATTGCTCTA TTGGTCTGGGAAGGACTTGGACTTGGAGGAGGTGCTGCTGTGGGTCAATGGGACAG GAATTgtgaaaaaaacaaagttttactAGGATTAGGAGGTGGACATTATGTACCTCATCACATGAAAATAATCAG GAAAGATAATGTTTGGGTGGGCCATTTGCTTTCTGGATATTCCTTGCCAATGGATGACCCAGGCCAGTCAAAAGTTGAAGATGCTAAAGGTATTGGTGGTACTTGGAAAGAAGCAATCAGAGTCGCATTTGAGGCCACTAAAATAGCTTTTCCTGGAGGGGAAATTCTGGCTCATCTTGATCACAA